One region of Mesobacillus boroniphilus genomic DNA includes:
- a CDS encoding response regulator transcription factor translates to MNLMIIDDHEIVRDGLSMLLQQSFCIDGRICACDGYEAVKAAAEFPADLVLLDLSMPGGLDGMTTLERLRKLLPDAKIVIFSMHDDIGYQKKAYEAGADGYLIKQLKRDDLIQSLDKILANQKVFDTHIWEDDSEGDQVNLADLPITKREKEVFILTVKGYSQKDIAERLDISVKTVENHRQKIGEKLGTHKRYEWVETARKYNVFQP, encoded by the coding sequence ATGAACCTAATGATCATCGATGATCATGAAATTGTCCGGGATGGGCTAAGCATGCTTTTGCAGCAATCTTTTTGCATTGATGGAAGGATTTGTGCCTGTGATGGCTATGAGGCTGTTAAAGCTGCGGCGGAATTCCCCGCCGACCTGGTACTGCTGGACCTTTCAATGCCGGGGGGGCTGGATGGAATGACGACATTGGAAAGGCTGCGGAAACTTCTCCCAGATGCTAAAATAGTCATTTTCTCAATGCACGATGATATAGGGTATCAAAAGAAGGCTTATGAGGCAGGTGCTGACGGCTATTTAATCAAGCAGCTGAAGCGGGATGATCTCATCCAATCATTGGACAAAATCTTAGCGAACCAGAAAGTGTTCGATACACATATATGGGAAGATGATTCGGAGGGTGACCAAGTCAATCTTGCCGACCTCCCGATCACCAAGCGGGAAAAGGAAGTTTTCATCCTAACCGTTAAAGGATATTCCCAAAAGGATATCGCTGAAAGGCTTGATATTTCAGTCAAAACAGTTGAAAACCATAGGCAGAAAATCGGTGAGAAGCTAGGAACCCACAAACGATATGAATGGGTCGAAACAGCACGGA
- a CDS encoding GNAT family N-acetyltransferase, which translates to MLEDAQVRIAVKEDGEKIMEMLKNAAMWMQENSINQWQYLLNGGDDKEILNSITLNETFIVMNDEELIATFTLSARQSDWDKHIFGEDPEGDSVYLHRLALKPVHIGKGLGKEILEWIKENISTDKTYLKLDCVADNSKLNKFYLVSGFHYVGETDQHSKYQKKLFA; encoded by the coding sequence TTGCTGGAAGATGCTCAGGTAAGAATTGCTGTAAAAGAAGACGGAGAAAAGATTATGGAGATGCTGAAAAATGCAGCAATGTGGATGCAAGAAAATAGCATCAATCAATGGCAATATCTATTGAATGGCGGCGATGATAAGGAAATTCTGAACTCTATAACACTAAACGAAACATTCATTGTCATGAATGATGAAGAACTAATCGCTACGTTCACCCTCTCGGCAAGGCAAAGTGATTGGGATAAGCATATTTTTGGTGAGGATCCTGAAGGAGATTCAGTGTATCTGCATAGGCTGGCTTTAAAACCAGTACATATTGGCAAAGGTCTCGGAAAAGAGATATTGGAATGGATTAAGGAGAACATTTCAACAGACAAAACATATCTAAAATTAGACTGTGTTGCAGACAATAGCAAACTGAATAAATTCTATTTGGTCAGTGGATTTCACTACGTCGGTGAAACAGATCAACACAGTAAATATCAAAAAAAGTTATTTGCTTAA
- the nrfD gene encoding NrfD/PsrC family molybdoenzyme membrane anchor subunit produces the protein MVWGTIIAAYLFLAGLSAGAFLTSSYAARKYPDAKIVRIVGRLISPILMGIGLLLLIVDAEAGLKDPLRFIYLFTNFSSVMTIGTYFISFFMMAAAYIALMELLKKDINKMLEYVGIVLAVATAIYTGFLIGVIGAVPLWNTAILPILFVVSAFSTGIAGTMLVSAFVDKKVIHHVISIKKFHLTLLISEVFLIFTMFLITSSTNESAAQSVSMLLSGEYSGLFWLGLVVVGLIVPIAIEALELWNAKKLHQTPAGLEVAASGSHGIAATMITESAVLAGGFILRYLLLAAAVPVIFI, from the coding sequence ATGGTTTGGGGAACAATTATCGCTGCCTATTTATTCCTTGCTGGACTTAGTGCCGGTGCGTTTTTAACATCTTCCTACGCAGCAAGGAAATATCCTGATGCCAAAATAGTCAGGATTGTCGGAAGGCTAATCAGCCCGATTCTTATGGGGATTGGACTATTACTTCTTATTGTTGATGCAGAAGCAGGTCTGAAGGATCCTTTACGTTTCATCTATTTGTTTACCAATTTCAGTTCTGTCATGACAATCGGTACTTATTTCATCAGTTTTTTCATGATGGCTGCAGCCTACATAGCTTTAATGGAATTGTTGAAAAAAGATATTAATAAAATGCTGGAGTATGTCGGCATCGTTTTAGCAGTAGCTACAGCCATTTACACTGGCTTCCTGATTGGAGTTATCGGAGCGGTCCCATTATGGAATACAGCAATTTTGCCAATCCTGTTCGTCGTGTCGGCATTCTCAACAGGAATTGCCGGCACAATGCTCGTGTCAGCCTTTGTGGATAAAAAAGTGATCCATCATGTGATATCCATCAAAAAATTCCACTTAACATTGCTGATTTCCGAAGTTTTCCTGATTTTCACGATGTTCCTGATCACTTCATCTACAAATGAGTCAGCAGCCCAATCTGTTTCGATGCTTCTTTCTGGAGAGTACAGTGGTTTATTCTGGCTGGGACTGGTTGTTGTGGGATTGATCGTTCCAATCGCAATCGAGGCTCTTGAATTATGGAATGCAAAAAAACTTCACCAAACACCGGCAGGATTGGAAGTAGCCGCTTCAGGCTCACACGGAATCGCCGCAACTATGATCACTGAAAGTGCCGTACTGGCAGGCGGTTTCATTCTCCGCTATCTGTTACTTGCAGCAGCAGTTCCGGTAATTTTTATATAA
- a CDS encoding NUDIX domain-containing protein, whose amino-acid sequence MITFGEMESGVSYTQRQGVYGIIYNEHENLIALVKTDDGKYFLPGGGLEGSESHYDCLVREGIEEMGKLLEIGEWIGRAQRYFYSENDREYYLADGHFYFASIVGKAGEPIGADHQLKWLKTGAAVKKIFHEHQSWAIQRAMAMIENN is encoded by the coding sequence ATGATAACTTTTGGTGAAATGGAATCAGGAGTAAGCTATACCCAGAGGCAGGGTGTGTATGGAATCATTTATAATGAACATGAGAATTTGATTGCCTTAGTTAAGACAGATGATGGGAAGTATTTCCTTCCTGGCGGCGGCTTGGAAGGAAGCGAGAGTCATTATGATTGTCTAGTCAGGGAAGGCATTGAAGAAATGGGAAAGCTTCTAGAAATCGGAGAATGGATCGGGAGAGCACAGCGGTATTTTTACTCAGAGAACGATCGTGAATATTATCTCGCGGACGGGCATTTTTATTTTGCCAGCATAGTTGGAAAGGCTGGAGAACCTATAGGAGCTGACCATCAACTCAAGTGGCTTAAAACTGGGGCAGCTGTGAAAAAAATATTTCATGAGCATCAAAGCTGGGCTATTCAAAGGGCTATGGCAATGATTGAAAATAATTGA
- a CDS encoding 4Fe-4S dicluster domain-containing protein, with protein sequence MARYGMVIDTRKCVGCYACRVSCQMQNELPVEESYIKFYEKETGVFPNVKNEIIPVQCQHCEDAPCVSVCPTKATYTTKEGIVLVDADKCIGCKYCMVACHYGARTQDHNTGVVEKCRFCAELVAEGKQPACVSTCISNARIFGDLDDPNSEVSKAIVKMNAQPLRPDLGKAKIYYVR encoded by the coding sequence ATGGCACGCTATGGAATGGTAATAGACACACGAAAATGCGTCGGCTGTTATGCTTGTCGGGTAAGCTGCCAAATGCAGAATGAGCTTCCGGTAGAAGAGTCTTATATTAAATTTTATGAAAAAGAGACAGGGGTTTTCCCGAACGTCAAGAATGAAATCATCCCTGTACAATGCCAGCACTGTGAGGATGCACCATGTGTGAGTGTCTGCCCGACAAAGGCAACATACACGACAAAAGAAGGCATCGTGCTAGTAGACGCAGATAAGTGTATCGGCTGCAAGTATTGTATGGTAGCTTGCCATTATGGCGCAAGAACGCAAGATCATAATACCGGGGTAGTTGAAAAATGCCGCTTCTGCGCTGAGCTTGTGGCAGAAGGTAAACAGCCGGCATGTGTCAGCACATGCATCAGCAATGCCCGCATATTCGGTGACCTTGATGATCCGAACAGTGAAGTTTCAAAAGCAATCGTTAAGATGAATGCCCAGCCTTTAAGGCCGGACTTAGGCAAGGCAAAAATTTATTACGTGAGGTGA
- a CDS encoding molybdopterin-containing oxidoreductase family protein — protein sequence MVDTKLSRRGFIKASAATAALASAGTVGFNEWFKEYVKAGSNAEIKEIPSTCNACSSKCGMIGHVKNGRLWKLTGHPDHPYSKGKLCARGHGYATVVYSKDRLTQPLKRVGEKKFEPITWEQAYEEISGKLNEIIKEHGPQAVALTEDPRASGKFYSPRFINALGSSNYFTHHVVCSNSRDAGFMHTVGVSSTSADISNAKYIMFIGRSYGDGIRPSSVQSLAAAKDNGAKIIIVDPRLNNTGNLATEWLAIRPGTDLALVLAMSQVLIKENLHDTEFIKNYTVGFDEYAKELKKYTPEWAEKITGIPADSITRIAIDMGKAKPKALIEQSWRGAFGCNYENSTETGRAVAMFNALLGNYQQKGGSIFGTKPHLGNLDEGKHANPKDPDAPKAGKKEFPLAYHSHGVATMVAKEALEGKMKAAIYYHSNAALGYGNPKVMKEALSKMDLVVAIDVQMSETARLAHYVLPEVTYIERDEVIEGLSGKIPGIALRQQMVDKVHPETKPIHEIYTELAKVCGVGQYFNFSLDELNEAMLAPTSITYKQLREKGTIMFPNDEIKLGEVPKLKTPTGKVEFCSETYKEAGFNPIVEWIEPKVSPADDSFRLITGKQAIHSHTQTANIPILMQITKDYDLERIWINPARAKALGIKDGDLVELKSSEATSKIRVKVTERIHPEAIFVPSHYGITSKDLKTGYGVGFGYMEHVPFDFEKWSGAGNIHEVIVKVRKVKG from the coding sequence ATGGTGGATACAAAACTATCACGTCGGGGCTTCATTAAAGCCTCTGCCGCAACTGCTGCTTTGGCATCAGCGGGAACAGTAGGCTTTAATGAATGGTTCAAAGAATATGTAAAAGCAGGCTCAAACGCAGAAATCAAGGAAATTCCTAGTACATGCAATGCATGTTCAAGTAAGTGCGGAATGATTGGCCATGTCAAAAACGGCCGTTTATGGAAGCTGACGGGACACCCTGATCACCCATATTCGAAAGGGAAGCTATGTGCCAGAGGGCATGGTTATGCTACAGTTGTTTATTCCAAGGATAGGCTGACACAGCCTTTAAAACGGGTTGGCGAAAAGAAATTTGAGCCGATCACATGGGAACAAGCTTATGAGGAGATTTCTGGAAAATTGAATGAAATCATAAAAGAACATGGTCCTCAGGCAGTGGCGCTTACAGAAGATCCACGCGCTTCAGGGAAGTTCTATTCTCCTCGATTCATTAATGCTCTCGGGTCATCAAACTACTTTACACACCATGTTGTTTGTTCTAACTCGAGGGATGCAGGCTTTATGCATACGGTCGGGGTATCGTCTACAAGTGCAGATATCAGCAATGCAAAATACATCATGTTCATCGGCAGGAGCTATGGAGATGGAATCCGTCCTAGTTCCGTACAATCTTTGGCAGCCGCAAAAGATAATGGAGCCAAGATTATCATTGTCGATCCGCGTTTGAACAATACAGGCAACCTGGCAACCGAATGGCTTGCAATCCGTCCGGGTACAGATCTTGCATTAGTGCTGGCAATGTCCCAAGTATTGATAAAAGAAAACCTTCATGACACGGAATTCATTAAAAACTACACTGTTGGTTTTGATGAATACGCGAAGGAACTGAAAAAATACACACCAGAATGGGCTGAAAAAATCACGGGTATACCTGCAGACTCAATCACACGGATTGCCATTGATATGGGCAAAGCCAAACCGAAGGCGTTGATCGAGCAATCGTGGAGAGGTGCATTCGGCTGTAACTATGAGAATAGTACAGAAACTGGCCGTGCGGTAGCGATGTTCAATGCTTTACTAGGAAACTATCAGCAAAAAGGCGGTAGTATTTTTGGAACTAAACCTCATCTGGGCAACTTAGATGAAGGGAAACATGCAAACCCAAAAGATCCAGATGCTCCAAAGGCAGGTAAAAAGGAATTTCCGCTTGCTTATCACAGTCACGGTGTAGCAACAATGGTGGCAAAGGAAGCGCTTGAAGGAAAAATGAAGGCGGCAATTTATTATCATTCCAATGCAGCGCTTGGCTACGGAAATCCCAAAGTAATGAAGGAAGCTCTTTCTAAAATGGACCTTGTTGTGGCGATAGATGTACAAATGTCCGAAACGGCCCGGCTGGCTCATTATGTCCTTCCGGAAGTGACGTATATTGAACGTGATGAGGTAATTGAAGGTTTATCAGGAAAGATACCTGGAATCGCCCTTCGTCAGCAGATGGTAGACAAGGTACATCCAGAAACAAAGCCAATCCATGAAATCTATACTGAGTTAGCTAAAGTCTGCGGTGTTGGGCAATATTTCAACTTCTCACTTGATGAACTGAACGAGGCAATGCTCGCTCCTACCAGCATAACTTATAAGCAGCTGAGGGAAAAAGGAACCATCATGTTCCCGAATGATGAAATTAAACTCGGAGAAGTGCCGAAATTGAAAACTCCAACAGGAAAAGTAGAATTTTGCAGTGAAACATATAAAGAAGCAGGCTTTAATCCGATAGTCGAATGGATTGAGCCGAAGGTAAGCCCGGCAGACGATTCATTCCGTCTGATCACTGGCAAGCAGGCGATCCACAGCCATACTCAAACGGCGAATATACCAATCTTGATGCAGATAACAAAAGATTATGATTTAGAGAGAATCTGGATCAACCCTGCTCGAGCTAAAGCGCTGGGAATTAAGGATGGCGATTTGGTTGAATTGAAATCAAGTGAAGCAACCAGCAAGATACGAGTGAAAGTTACCGAAAGAATCCACCCAGAGGCAATTTTTGTTCCGAGCCACTACGGCATAACGTCTAAAGATTTGAAGACAGGATACGGTGTTGGCTTTGGATATATGGAGCATGTTCCATTTGATTTTGAAAAATGGAGTGGAGCTGGAAATATTCATGAGGTAATCGTTAAGGTTAGGAAGGTGAAAGGCTGA
- a CDS encoding histidine kinase — protein MVVRTEFLAEIVDHLPEGMIVMDKNRMIHYLNEKAVDMTGWKLGEKVPYCTYCQERELDEDENRCILTSDEPIPSFNSHLAVYEGLEEFEMSLKKMTILEEVYYVLRIRPPVQNENSERARFHELLVQETLLAQEAERKRIAMELHDHIGQSVYSIFLGLEVIKQNISEDKYQNHVTNMVNVMEKTLEDIKRLTKSLRPEIVYDIGLEKSLRQAVKDWRKLYQIDIFLEMELDMEQKLDPEKELHLFRIIQESITNSVRHGKATYFSIHLKTYYQYIFFQLYDNGNGFISSGCKTKGLGLKHMYERCKMLDGDIKWISKEGGPTRVEGFVSLTNAERVRKDEPNDHR, from the coding sequence ATGGTTGTCCGAACAGAATTTTTAGCAGAAATTGTTGACCATCTGCCTGAGGGCATGATTGTTATGGATAAGAATCGGATGATTCATTATCTCAATGAAAAGGCAGTCGACATGACTGGTTGGAAGTTAGGCGAGAAAGTGCCCTACTGTACTTATTGTCAGGAAAGAGAGCTAGACGAGGATGAGAATCGCTGTATTTTAACTTCTGATGAACCGATTCCTTCTTTCAACTCCCACTTGGCAGTATATGAAGGACTTGAAGAGTTTGAAATGTCTTTAAAAAAAATGACAATATTGGAAGAAGTATATTATGTTCTCAGGATACGGCCCCCTGTCCAGAATGAAAATAGCGAGCGGGCACGATTCCACGAGCTGCTTGTACAGGAAACGCTGCTCGCACAAGAGGCAGAGCGTAAAAGGATTGCCATGGAACTGCATGATCATATCGGACAAAGTGTTTATAGCATATTCCTTGGCCTCGAAGTAATTAAACAGAACATTAGCGAAGATAAATATCAAAATCATGTCACCAACATGGTCAATGTCATGGAAAAAACACTTGAAGATATTAAGCGCCTGACCAAAAGCCTCAGACCTGAAATTGTTTATGACATTGGTTTGGAAAAGTCGCTTCGGCAAGCAGTAAAGGACTGGAGAAAGCTATACCAGATAGACATCTTTTTGGAGATGGAGCTCGATATGGAACAGAAACTGGATCCAGAAAAAGAACTTCATCTGTTCAGGATCATCCAGGAAAGTATCACAAATTCGGTTCGCCATGGGAAAGCAACCTATTTCTCCATTCATTTAAAGACTTACTATCAATATATCTTTTTTCAGTTATACGACAATGGAAATGGCTTTATTTCAAGTGGGTGTAAAACGAAAGGGCTCGGGTTGAAGCATATGTATGAGCGCTGCAAGATGCTTGATGGTGACATCAAGTGGATTAGCAAGGAAGGCGGCCCTACTCGGGTGGAAGGGTTTGTATCTTTAACAAACGCGGAGAGGGTGAGGAAAGATGAACCTAATGATCATCGATGA